The genomic DNA cttgattaatttaatttgaaatgtattttacaaatttgtaatgaattatgttaatttaaaaagaattgataatataattaatgtttgTGTGAATTCAATTGAACtgtaattttagtttttgaaataatgtacaaaaagttataaaatttatataaaatttgaaatatattatatagaattaTGCAAATCATGTATTTCAAATAATGCAAATGAAGTTGTATAAGTTATTGTTAATAGTATTACAAAGTTGTGAATAAGGTAATTGcaatattatcaataatataattttagtcatgacaatgaaaaataagttacaAATCagctatataaatataatgcaaatgataatgctttaatatacaaaaatatatagggtaatataaatagaatttcaaactaaataatGCAAATCGAAATGCAGACAAATTTGTAATTGATTATACAATACAAAATTTAACAAGTTATTATAAAAGAGTATTGCAATACCTAATTTTATAAGGTATTGCAGTTTTAAAAAGATGCaaagtttatattttcatatatttgatatattagatattgaaaaaatattagattatttccgtttatgttaaatatatttttattatttaatatatttaacaaattttaaaatctattacaaatatattttaatcatgtttagttacaatttaaaaaaaaaaaaaaaatttattaaatctgGATTGAGTGGAAATgatgttgaaataattattattaacacTAATGCAAATTTGCAGCGaattttttacaatatttagGTGTGTTTGCAAATTTAGTTGCGAAATTCTGAAATAATGTTGAAAAATGTTAATGTACGTTTTTAATGCAAAAACGATTGCTAGACACTTATTGCAAATCAACATTTTTGTATTGTCTTCTGAATTATTAACTCtttataaaaaagattaaaaaaaatctttctaaTTAGCTAGTGTTATTTATggaaaaatatcttaatatcttaaattaatttaaatgttgTGGTGAATAtgactttatttaataatacaataatcAATTACTACAGCTAGTCAATGATAATACAAACCAccaatatttgtttgttttgtttggtttattggaaagtttttgaattattattatgagttgaaattcatcaaataaatcCAAAGAGGTTATTCTGATAAAGTTTTGAAATGTGATTTTGACACTTTTacaatttgaacaaaaataatatatagatagcccaaaattcataaaaaactgATAATTTGAAGTTTTGTATATTGGATTTTATAAGTTGGTAACAATTTTGAGATTGTTAGTGCTAATAGATTGtttcttataattaaataataataaattataattgtttggTTTAGAAAACTtgggtatatatatttaaaaacaattaaataagtGAAGGCGAGAAAGAAGTAACGGTGGATCTTGTTTGCCGGCTAAGgataagattattatttttattttttttaataaattatcttcCATGTGAATGACAGCTTCTGTCACCCatgtttttttcattaaattgttGGAAGTGATTTATTTGGAGTTAAGttgcaaaaatatttataatattaaataatatgaataatttaacaaaaataattaataatgagatATTTGTCGGCATAATAAAGAAGTTTAACTTTAattcttgtttatttttatttttttaaatgattagtGGGTGTGAAGACTACTAGTCCATGTCCATGACCATGAAGATATATTTCTTATGTTCtacacatttttttcttttttttcttttctttagtcggccttgtttggatttaggttatttaaaaaattatgagaaagaaaaaacttaatattggtgataattttttggaggtaaattaaaattaatttttttttttacaaattattaatatataataataatttttttttaaataaataatattttaattaataaaatgaacgatgctattatttaaatacaaggtaaaataatattcaattagtttaaattatttaaataattaaatagatttggaGATGATTACGGTGAAAAGGATTATTCCTTTTAGTCAAAAAGGAAAAATCAATGCCTTCCATTATTGACTCAACAAGTTAGGTTGAATTTATTATCTATGCCTTCCATTATTAATCATGAATTTCGATTACCCAAAAGATCTAAGATAAATCTTCACATATGGTTatgaattgtttgaattttgtGAGTTTTCACCCTTATGAAAAAATTCCTGTTCGTTTGGAGCCTAGAccttttgatttcttttttgtttttttgtttgacatcgctaataaaaaattgaattatcaaaTTAGGGTTTGTTATGGTtgtctattttaattttggatattttttttgagaaccttaccatttttagtttcttattgttaaaattatataaaattagatttaaCGTAGTAAATTTATTATCTATGTAGTCCAGTGTTTGATTATCTGAAATTTGgtagttaaattaataacatgaatattttatttatttatttataaatgtcacgtatataataatttgagagTAATTATAAAGAGCAAGAATTTGGTGTTAtgattgatataaaaaatgatgtgtaacttaaaaaatgtaatttctttcttattaaatttaagtttaatcaCATGTTCATGTTCGCACATTATTTCCGACACCATTTATGACACCAAATTTATGCTCTTTATCGTTACTCATAATTTGACGACATTTGAAATAGTTAAAGACAAAActcattttgtattaaaaaaatagttccAAATTTTAAGGATTGAAAGAATAGATCCGAAAATCTCAATTTAACATTCGAAACCATTTATAAAATGTTCTTATTCAACTCCCCCAATTGAGATCTTTTGCTCCTCTGTTCTCTCATAGGGGAGagctcattttttttatttacggTTTTGTGTTCTCCTCGTGAGAGGAGGGACAGAAAActgtttttttacgttttgtttttgtactatttttattatttgacttaaattattttcatttgtattgtattataagaaatattttcaaacaaaacaattattttttcatttgttttgatgttttaaattcttttaactttgatcattattttcttaaaataaaaattaataaataaataaagtctcaagtcttataaaaaaaatacacatggCAATTGCCCAACATGCATAAGTCGTATAAAATATCTTGTAATTGGACAGAGTTGCCTTATAAATTAGTATGATCGAAATCTAATTTATCACTTACGAGTTCTCTCtcctcctctctctctctctctctctagtccgatcttgatttttatttatttatcatttgcCTTGCAAGTTTCGCCATGGGTGAAGTTTCTCATGATCAATTACAAGAAACACAGATCACAGGTAATATTAATCACAAGATCACACCTTTAATTTTCAAGACCTATAAACTAATTCACAAACAAAGACAACAACCCATTTCTTAATACTCAAAAAAAGTGCGATCTTTACAAAATCTTACTCTACAGTGCAGGAAGCTTTGAAGGAGTATCCAAAAAACCAGTCATCAGTTGATAAAAAATCCAAGTTCAAAGGATATCTATGGTGGGTAAGGATGGCAATCTATACAGCTTTCGTCTTGTTTGGACAGGCAATTGCCGTCATACTTGGAAGATTATACTTTGACAAAGGTGGAAACAGCAAATGGATTGCAACGCTAGTTCAAACTTCCGGTTTCCCAATTCTAATCCCTTTTCTCTTCATCAAATTCCCAAAAACCAAATCCcccacttcttcttcttcttccataaCAATCGATCAAATTAGTCGACCGCCATCACTTCTCACCTTGTCATCACTCTATATCTTCCTTGGAATATTCCTAGCCGCAGATTGCATGCTTTACTCAATTGGGTTAGTCTATCTTCCAGTTTCAACCTACTCTTTAATCTGCGCCAGCCAGTTAGGCTTCAATGCTCTCTTTTCCTTCTTCCTAAACGCCCAAAAGCTCACTCCTTTCATAATAAACTCTCTCGTCCTCTTAACactatcctctgtccttctagTCTTCCAACCGGATTCTTCAGAATCAAATAAAGTCTCAAAAGGGAAATACATACTCGGGTTCTTAGCCACGGTTGGTGCATCAGCAGGTTACGCTCTAATGCTATCGGTTACTCAGCTTGCGTTTAGGAAGATATTGAAGAAGGATAATTTAAGGGTTGTGTTTGACATGATTATTTATCAGTCTCTGTTCGCGACTTTAGCGATTATGATTGGGCTTTTCGCTAGTGGGGAATGGAGGTGGTTTGGGAAGGAGATTAATGAGTTTGAACTTGGGAAAGTGGCTTATGTGATGACTTTGGTTTGGACTGCTATCTTTTGGCAAGTGTTTTCGATTGGAGCGATTGGGTTGATCTTTGAGATTTCGTCTCTGTTTTCGAACGTGATTAGTACTCTGGGTTTGCCTGTGGTTCCTGTTTTAGCTGTGTTTATTTTTAGAGATAAGATGGATGGTGTGAAGGTGATTTCAATGGTGTTGGCAATTTGGGGATTCGTTTCTTATATATATCAACATTATATTGATGATTTGGAAATGAAGAAATCTAATCAGAGAGTTTTAAATGATGGGTTGTTGCAGAATCAAGAACAACTTCCTGTAGAACTAGTTGAAAGATCAAGAAACTAATTTGGTTTTGATTCTAACCTTGGTGTTGGTTTCGAAAGTGGAGTTTCTATTTTTACTACATTATTGTACTCTCATTAACTCCATTATTGTCCTCTTCTTTCTATTTTGCGAAAAAAGATGTAAAGAAAGAATACAAGAAAgagtacaaaataaaaaaatcaatagtaAGGTTAAAAGTATTCCGAATTGGCACGCAAATCTCATTATGTGTgcccaggggcggagccacccatgggctagggcgggctccagccccacctaaattaaaatcctaGAAGAAAAATTTTTATACATACATGTGTTTCACATGTGAGTCTTAACCCAGTTGGCTATGTTATTGAAATATGAAtatgaggtcaggtgatcaaactcTGGCCTCACCTTTAacttattttgtaaattatattatttattttaaaattatatttatataataattatacattattttttatttatttcaatataattaataatacaaattatttataagagtaaaatataaaaattaaaataataataatagtgttttatatttcttaattttaaactattttaaaaatttataagaaaatataaattaatattaataaacaagttgaAATAAAGAATTAGATATCCCTACTaaagaacttaacaaatctcctagaattgatgttgatgtaagttctcttaaatttgatccaacattacgcattccgatatggaaatatcattttaatcaaaggaatgaaattagacgagcttatatcaagatgtggtcatatcaacctattaaggatgagtacccgccgaccaaatttggaaatcaaaatcgacggttccaaagtcattggtttaagaaattacttggttagaatactctcctttgaaagatgatgttttttgtttcccatgtttcttgttttaacataagcaaccccaaaaacctacatttacaatagatggattcaaatattgaaagcgagttaatgatgaggatagatgctcttttgttatgcatataggatataatatttcaccacataatagggcagttgaatatcttgataatctaatgaatatccttgtcatattgacaaaatactaaatgcacagtcttcagataaaaaacaaaataacaaattacggtttacagcaactattgaaatcactcggtgg from Impatiens glandulifera chromosome 9, dImpGla2.1, whole genome shotgun sequence includes the following:
- the LOC124916248 gene encoding purine permease 21-like; translated protein: MINYKKHRSQTTTHFLILKKSAIFTKSYSTVQEALKEYPKNQSSVDKKSKFKGYLWWVRMAIYTAFVLFGQAIAVILGRLYFDKGGNSKWIATLVQTSGFPILIPFLFIKFPKTKSPTSSSSSITIDQISRPPSLLTLSSLYIFLGIFLAADCMLYSIGLVYLPVSTYSLICASQLGFNALFSFFLNAQKLTPFIINSLVLLTLSSVLLVFQPDSSESNKVSKGKYILGFLATVGASAGYALMLSVTQLAFRKILKKDNLRVVFDMIIYQSLFATLAIMIGLFASGEWRWFGKEINEFELGKVAYVMTLVWTAIFWQVFSIGAIGLIFEISSLFSNVISTLGLPVVPVLAVFIFRDKMDGVKVISMVLAIWGFVSYIYQHYIDDLEMKKSNQRVLNDGLLQNQEQLPVELVERSRN